Proteins from one Telopea speciosissima isolate NSW1024214 ecotype Mountain lineage chromosome 1, Tspe_v1, whole genome shotgun sequence genomic window:
- the LOC122654132 gene encoding plasmodesmata-located protein 8-like: protein MNSFFIGKFEGSTSKSKDQKAPKASSPSPTRKTSPRSKRWRKKNLQHPYFHKAIVSLTLNLSSLFLLFSSLYAHQVKSYIFTYGGCSQEKYQPKTPFDANLKSLLSSIVSSASQSTFNSFDTGNGTSAPPDAAVYGLYQCRGDLKTTECAGCTQNAVTQITLLCPYCRGASLQLDGCFVRYESFDFLGKQDTNLTHKKCSGSTSSDVEFFKRRDDVIADLETATGFRVSSLGLVEGVAQCLGDLSSADCSSCLSEAVAKLKNLCGSAAAADVYLAKCYAKYWASGYYDSSSDSSSDDEVGKSVAIIVGVLAGLAIVVVLLSFLRKAMGRTQEG from the exons ATGAACTCTTTCTTCATAGGGAAGTTTGAAGGCTCAACCTCTAAGTCAAAAGATCAAAAAGCACCAAAAGCATCAAGCCCATCTCCAACAAGG AAGACAAGCCCCAGATCAAagaggtggaggaagaagaaccttCAACATCCTTACTTTCACAAGGCCATCGTCTCATTAACTCTGaacctttcttctctcttccttcttttctcttccctcTATGCCCACCAAGTAAAGTCTTATATCTTCACCTATGGAGGCTGTTCTCAAGAGAAATACCAacccaagacaccctttgacgCCAACCTCAAGTCTCTATTATCTTCCATTGTTAGCTCAGCTTCTCAATCTACTTTCAACAGCTTCGATACAGGAAACGGCACTTCCGCTCCGCCAGACGCTGCAGTCTATGGTCTTTACCAGTGTAGGGGAGACTTGAAGAC cacAGAATGTGCCGGTTGTACCCAAAACGCTGTAACCCAGATCACTCTGCTCTGTCCTTACTGCAGAGGTGCTAGTTTACAACTAGATGGTTGTTTTGTGAGGTATGAGAGCTTCGATTTCTTGGGGAAGCAAGACACGAACCTTACGCACAAGAAATGTAGTGGAAGTACAAGCAGTGATGTTGAGTTCTTTAAGCGTAGAGACGATGTTATTGCAGACTTGGAGACAGCAACTGGTTTCAGAGTTAGTAGTTTGGGGTTGGTGGAAGGTGTGGCTCAGTGTTTGGGTGATTTGAGTTCAGCAGATTGCTCTTCATGTCTCTCAGAAGctgttgcaaagctgaagaATCTTTGTGGATCGGCAGCAGCTGCCGATGTTTACTTGGCAAAGTGTTATGCTAAGTATTGGGCTTCTGGGTACTACGATTCATCTTCAG ATTCCTCCAGCGATGATGAAGTTGGTAAATCGGTGGCCATAATCGTGGGGGTATTGGCCGGTCTCGCCATTGTCGTCGTCCTTCTGTCCTTTTTAAGAAAGGCAATGG GTAGGACACAGGA GGGGTGA
- the LOC122642692 gene encoding auxin-responsive protein SAUR36-like, producing MRKTRGFRLGRKLLTVFKWALTRKRKQSLYNRLEVPSPPSRKSKTLWKIKDWGRTLKRRVKGLCCGIPTPGYERLGQKSLAAKPVTAVPKGYLAVYVGEKDGYSHRFLVPVIYFNHPLFVELLREAEEEYGFQHPGGITIPCHLSDFENVQTRIAAGEGFRKRALKCRSR from the coding sequence ATGCGGAAGACGCGGGGTTTCAGGCTTGGACGAAAGCTCTTGACGGTCTTCAAATGGGCTCTAACGCGTAAACGGAAGCAATCCTTGTACAATCGTTTAGAGGTCCCATCACCTCCGAGCAGGAAAAGCAAGACGTTGTGGAAAATCAAAGACTGGGGTCGCACTCTGAAGCGAAGAGTGAAGGGGCTATGCTGTGGGATACCCACGCCAGGATACGAGCGTTTAGGGCAGAAGTCATTGGCAGCGAAGCCGGTGACGGCGGTGCCCAAAGGATACTTGGCGGTGTACGTGGGAGAGAAGGACGGATACTCACATCGGTTTTTGGTACCTGTGATCTACTTCAACCATCCACTGTTCGTGGAGTTGTTGAGGGAAGCAGAGGAGGAATACGGGTTCCAGCATCCAGGTGGAATTACTATCCCCTGCCATTTGTCGGATTTCGAGAACGTACAGACAAGGATTGCCGCCGGCGAGGGGTTCCGGAAACGGGCATTGAAGTGTCGCAGTCGATGA
- the LOC122660357 gene encoding pectinesterase 2-like, with protein sequence MATMRNTLTASLFLAFISFCATLSPTPADINLWCTKTPYPEACKSSMSTSQDLHSNTPKGKPDFMKTIIHAAMEQTLLARTQIALLGSKCRNEMEKAAWADCLELYEDSVLLLNYTIDPYNHCTDFDKQTWLSTALTNLDTCRAGFVELNVSDYVLPLMSNDASKLISNSLAVNNVGQPQQEQTSQNGFPTWVSPGHRKLLQVKSKTIEANLTVAQDGSGNYRTIQAALDAASKIKRGSTRFVIYVKKGVYEENLDIGKSLKHIMLIGDTLRETIITGNRSVGGGSTTFRSATVAVMGDGFIAQGITFRNTAGPQNGQAVALRSGADKSVFYRCAFEGYQDTLYAHSQRQFFKECFIYGTVDFIFGNAAVVFQNCMIYARKPMNGQSNTITAQGRTDPNQNTGISIHDSRVMAAADLVQVQNSVLTYLGRPWKEYSRTVYLQTYMDSLIDSAGWLEWNNTFALNTLYYGEYKNMGPGSSTAGRVKWSGYHVITNASVATKFTVGQFINGDSWLPGTAVRYTSGL encoded by the exons ATGGCGACCATGAGGAACACACTTACAGCCAGTTTATTCCTAGCATTCATCTCCTTCTGCGCTACCCTTTCCCCCACCCCTGCTGACATCAACTTGTGGTGCACAAAAACCCCATACCCCGAAGCCTGCAAATCTTCCATGAGCACGAGTCAGGACCTTCACTCTAACACCCCTAAAGGCAAACCTGATTTCATGAAAACAATTATACATGCCGCCATGGAGCAAACCCTTCTTGCCAGAACCCAAATCGCTTTGCTCGGATCAAAATGTCGGAACGAGATGGAGAAGGCTGCATGGGCTGATTGTTTGGAGCTTTACGAGGACTCCGTACTCCTACTCAACTACACCATTGATCCTTACAACCACTGCACCGATTTCGATAAGCAAACTTGGTTGAGCACAGCTCTCACTAACCTCGACACTTGCAGAGCTGGCTTCGTGGAGCTTAATGTCTCCGATTATGTTCTGCCTCTCATGTCCAACGACGCTTCCAAGTTGATCTCCAACTCCTTGGCAGTCAACAATGTCGGACAACCCCAGCAGGAGCAGACTTCTCAAAATGGGTTTCCAACTTGGGTTTCCCCCGGTCACCGCAAGCTTTTGCAGGTAAAGTCTAAGACCATAGAGGCTAACCTTACTGTGGCACAAGATGGGTCAGGGAATTATCGTACCATCCAAGCTGCACTTGATGCTGCATcgaaaataaaaagaggaagtaCGAGGTTTGTGATTTATGTGAAGAAGGGTGTTTACGAAGAGAACCTTGATATTGGAAAAAGCTTGAAGCACATTATGCTCATTGGAGATACTCTACGAGAAACAATTATCACGGGCAATAGAAGCGTCGGAGGTGGTTCTACCACTTTCAGATCTGCAACAGTTG CTGTGATGGGTGATGGATTCATCGCGCAAGGAATCACATTCCGGAACACGGCAGGACCCCAGAATGGTCAAGCAGTTGCACTCCGATCAGGTGCCGATAAATCTGTATTCTATCGTTGTGCTTTCGAGGGATATCAAGACACTCTCTATGCTCACTCACAACGCCAATTCTTCAAAGAATGTTTTATTTATGGTACAGTGGATTTCATCTTTGGTAACGCAGCTGTAGTGTTCCAAAACTGTATGATCTACGCCAGAAAGCCCATGAACGGTCAATCCAATACAATTACGGCCCAGGGAAGAACCGACCCGAACCAGAACACTGGGATCTCAATCCATGATTCTAGAGTCATGGCTGCTGCGGACTTGGTGCAGGTCCAGAACTCGGTTTTAACATATTTGGGCCGACCATGGAAGGAGTACTCTAGAACCGTTTACCTCCAAACATATATGGATTCATTGATAGATTCTGCTGGTTGGTTGGAATGGAATAATACTTTTGCGTTGAATACGTTGTATTATGGAGAGTATAAGAACATGGGACCTGGATCATCTACGGCTGGGAGAGTTAAGTGGAGTGGTTATCATGTTATAACAAATGCATCTGTAGCAACAAAGTTCACCGTAGGGCAATTTATTAACGGCGATTCATGGTTACCCGGTACCGCCGTGCGATACACTTCGGGGCTTTGA